The following coding sequences are from one Methanococcoides orientis window:
- a CDS encoding sulfotransferase family protein has protein sequence MQYNKSNCPIFLSKIYNRAKCLKGIFFPKYKVNDEINDLSCNPFFIIGSGRSGNTLLRAILTNHSKVSIPPESYVLPNTVRKFQIYNFLPWEELVKLILGEFESHDQFTMWEINIHDVYERVLNLEENNRSLAKIIDEVYCYYSEQKFPGFEIWGDKTPGNTLSLGWIDLLYNDAKYIHIIRDGRDVVSSYLKMGRYNNIKDACERWNDSINVATSFGRMKGSDKYIEIIYEDLVSNPKKEIIKICEFIGIEFEEKMFTYHQEINRLGDTKLSHHGNLTNPINISSIGKWKNNLSKEDIDEMNLLINTNLSKLGYI, from the coding sequence ATGCAATATAACAAGAGCAATTGCCCTATATTCTTAAGCAAAATATACAATAGGGCAAAATGTTTAAAAGGTATTTTTTTCCCAAAATATAAAGTTAATGATGAAATAAATGATCTAAGTTGCAACCCATTTTTCATAATCGGATCAGGAAGGTCAGGTAATACTTTATTAAGAGCGATATTAACCAATCATTCTAAAGTCTCTATACCACCAGAATCTTATGTACTCCCAAATACCGTTAGAAAATTTCAAATATATAATTTTTTACCATGGGAAGAATTAGTTAAATTAATTTTAGGAGAATTCGAATCACATGACCAATTTACTATGTGGGAAATTAATATACATGACGTTTATGAGAGAGTATTAAATCTCGAAGAAAATAATAGATCGCTTGCAAAAATTATTGATGAGGTATATTGTTATTATTCTGAACAAAAGTTTCCAGGTTTTGAAATCTGGGGTGACAAAACCCCAGGCAACACTTTAAGCTTGGGTTGGATTGATCTTCTATATAATGATGCAAAATATATACATATTATAAGAGATGGCAGAGATGTTGTGAGTTCTTATTTAAAAATGGGAAGATACAATAATATAAAAGATGCCTGTGAAAGGTGGAATGACAGTATTAATGTGGCCACATCTTTTGGAAGAATGAAGGGGTCAGATAAATACATTGAAATTATATATGAAGACCTCGTATCCAATCCAAAAAAAGAAATTATTAAAATTTGTGAATTTATCGGGATTGAGTTTGAAGAAAAAATGTTCACGTATCATCAAGAAATCAATAGGCTTGGGGATACTAAGTTATCCCATCATGGTAATTTAACTAATCCTATTAACATATCTTCAATTGGGAAATGGAAAAACAATTTATCAAAAGAAGATATCGATGAAATGAATCTATTGATCAACACTAATTTGAGCAAATTGGGTTACATATAA
- the cysN gene encoding sulfate adenylyltransferase subunit CysN, with the protein MKGSESLIEQNQNIDLLRFATAGSVDDGKSTLIGRLLYDSKSIFEDQLNSIKNYSKAHRDQDIDYSLVTDGLKSEREQGITIDVAYRFYSTPKRRFIIADTPGHEQYTRNMATGASNASLALILIDARNGVMTQTRRHTFISSLLGIRHFVVAVNKMDLVDYSEEVFDSIVNEYNTFTDKLSAESIYFIPLSALKGDNVIERSDNMPWYQGSTLLDYLENVNVSGGRNLIDFRFPVQYVNWSGNDFRGYCGTISSGVIRKGEKVRVLPSGKTSEISRIVTYEGDLDYAFAPMAVTLCLKDDIDISRSDVIARAHNLPAIVGSMEANLVWMDAEPMEIGKDYLIKHTTNTIKGQFTEVVYMFDPEDIHRKPADFLKLNDIGKVSIELKTPIFADIYSENKSTGSFIIIDPHTNQTAAAGMISKYKQVSPDKACESVKARVIRYPGDKKAEAQANYDRLSMQGTHCIYVDDDVLFEGLCKGVPVDSEKYSNTIENLCNIVTRSGVSVVLCSECFNDRS; encoded by the coding sequence TTGAAAGGATCTGAGTCTTTGATCGAACAAAATCAGAATATTGACCTGTTAAGGTTTGCTACCGCAGGTAGTGTAGATGATGGGAAATCAACACTTATCGGCAGGTTACTATATGATTCAAAATCAATATTTGAAGACCAGCTGAATTCCATTAAGAACTATTCAAAAGCTCATCGAGATCAGGATATTGATTATTCTCTGGTTACCGATGGTCTCAAGTCTGAAAGGGAGCAGGGAATTACAATTGATGTTGCATACCGATTCTATTCAACTCCGAAAAGGCGTTTTATTATTGCTGATACTCCGGGTCATGAACAATATACGAGAAATATGGCCACAGGAGCATCGAATGCATCCCTTGCATTGATCCTCATTGATGCTAGGAATGGTGTTATGACACAAACAAGAAGGCATACTTTCATATCATCATTACTTGGTATCCGGCATTTTGTGGTTGCGGTCAATAAAATGGATCTTGTTGACTATTCAGAAGAGGTTTTTGATAGTATTGTAAATGAATACAACACATTTACTGATAAATTGTCTGCAGAATCAATTTATTTTATTCCCCTAAGTGCTCTTAAAGGCGATAATGTAATCGAAAGAAGCGACAATATGCCTTGGTATCAGGGATCGACACTACTTGATTATCTGGAGAACGTCAATGTATCCGGTGGTCGCAATCTTATTGATTTCAGGTTCCCTGTACAGTATGTTAACTGGAGTGGCAATGATTTCAGAGGCTATTGTGGAACAATCTCTTCAGGTGTGATCCGTAAAGGAGAAAAAGTGAGGGTTCTTCCTTCAGGAAAGACAAGCGAAATTTCAAGGATCGTAACGTACGAAGGAGATCTTGATTATGCCTTTGCTCCAATGGCAGTAACACTTTGTCTTAAGGATGATATTGACATCAGCCGCAGTGATGTCATTGCAAGGGCACATAATCTGCCTGCAATTGTTGGAAGTATGGAAGCAAATTTGGTCTGGATGGATGCTGAACCCATGGAGATCGGCAAAGATTATCTGATCAAGCATACGACCAACACAATTAAAGGACAATTTACAGAAGTAGTTTATATGTTCGATCCGGAAGACATCCACAGGAAACCTGCGGATTTCCTGAAGTTAAATGATATTGGGAAAGTTAGTATTGAATTGAAGACCCCAATATTTGCCGATATTTATTCCGAGAACAAATCCACAGGTTCATTTATTATAATTGACCCTCACACCAACCAGACTGCTGCTGCCGGAATGATCTCAAAATACAAGCAGGTGTCTCCTGACAAAGCATGTGAATCTGTAAAAGCCAGGGTTATCAGGTATCCAGGAGATAAGAAGGCAGAGGCACAGGCTAATTATGACCGCCTTTCCATGCAAGGTACACATTGTATCTATGTGGATGATGATGTGTTATTTGAAGGCCTTTGCAAAGGAGTTCCAGTTGATAGTGAGAAATATTCCAACACAATTGAGAATCTGTGCAATATTGTAACAAGATCAGGCGTATCGGTTGTTTTATGCTCGGAATGTTTTAATGACCGATCTTGA
- the cysQ gene encoding 3'(2'),5'-bisphosphate nucleotidase CysQ, whose product MDENTFPKMLVELIDISRNAGKIILNYYNDSRKCIEIKEDNSPLTKADLESDKYIATRLKELYDIPIVSEENYPDHNVRKDYTDLFFVDPLDGTKEFIEGNGEFTVNIAYVKNNKPVMGVIYTPVTKTTFFAAEDFGSYMEDPEGIKELPLCETKSDILTATGSRKHATSLDSEFMQMNNVDQVVPAGSSLKFCKVAMGHAHLYPRFQGSMEWDIAAGHIIAKEAGCKLLDLKTMKEPEYNKESLLNNYFITFGPGIDISSIDIPEMS is encoded by the coding sequence ATGGATGAAAATACATTTCCGAAAATGCTGGTTGAACTGATAGACATTTCAAGAAATGCAGGAAAAATCATTTTGAATTATTATAATGATTCCAGAAAATGCATTGAAATAAAAGAAGACAACTCCCCTTTAACCAAAGCAGATCTGGAGTCTGACAAATACATAGCTACCAGACTTAAGGAATTGTACGACATTCCAATAGTTTCTGAAGAAAACTATCCTGATCACAATGTCAGAAAAGACTACACTGATCTTTTCTTTGTTGATCCTCTGGATGGAACTAAAGAATTTATTGAAGGAAACGGGGAATTTACAGTTAACATTGCATATGTAAAAAATAACAAGCCTGTTATGGGAGTGATCTATACTCCTGTTACCAAAACTACTTTTTTTGCGGCAGAAGATTTTGGTTCGTATATGGAAGATCCTGAGGGTATCAAGGAACTGCCACTTTGTGAAACAAAATCTGATATCCTTACCGCAACCGGGAGTAGAAAACATGCGACATCCCTAGACTCCGAATTTATGCAAATGAATAACGTTGACCAAGTGGTTCCTGCCGGTTCTTCACTTAAATTTTGCAAAGTGGCTATGGGACACGCTCACCTATATCCAAGGTTCCAGGGTTCCATGGAATGGGATATTGCTGCAGGACATATTATTGCAAAAGAAGCAGGTTGCAAATTGTTGGATCTTAAGACAATGAAAGAACCAGAATATAATAAAGAGTCACTACTAAATAATTATTTCATTACTTTTGGTCCTGGAATAGATATCTCTTCTATAGATATACCAGAGATGTCATGA
- a CDS encoding sulfotransferase domain-containing protein: MESPIIHIGYHKTGTTWFQNNFYPKITNIQYIDRNFVQNLFIKERSFHFDENEVKKNLSTNFINSKRIVLCEEELSGNIHSGGLHGCLTKEMSYRIKAVFPNGKIIIFIRNQIDMITSIYLQYLKKGGNYNINEYLYHTYTHNNRFPLFSFEHLNYIQIITHYETLFGKENVHVYLYEDFLKDNDQFIKNFASEFNLEYSFKDMDFSKRNIKYKRCTFHLSKLLNSFTKHDVLNKYYLINVPYLYDISRTILKKLDKALYFDKAVDNESVLGNGNIKYIKKYYKLCNNELKSKYKLDLDYYDYPL; the protein is encoded by the coding sequence ATGGAGTCTCCAATAATTCATATCGGATACCATAAAACAGGCACTACATGGTTTCAAAATAATTTTTACCCTAAGATAACAAACATACAATATATAGATAGAAATTTTGTACAAAATTTGTTCATTAAAGAGAGATCTTTTCATTTTGATGAAAATGAAGTTAAAAAAAATCTTTCAACAAATTTTATTAATAGTAAAAGAATTGTTTTGTGTGAAGAAGAGTTGTCAGGAAATATTCATTCTGGTGGCCTCCATGGATGTTTAACAAAAGAAATGAGCTATCGAATTAAAGCAGTTTTCCCAAACGGGAAAATAATTATTTTCATAAGAAATCAAATCGATATGATTACTTCAATATATCTTCAATATCTAAAAAAAGGTGGAAACTATAATATTAACGAATATTTATATCATACATATACTCATAATAATAGGTTCCCTTTGTTTTCATTTGAACATTTGAACTATATACAAATCATTACACACTATGAAACCCTTTTTGGTAAAGAAAATGTGCATGTGTATTTGTACGAAGATTTTTTAAAAGATAACGACCAGTTTATCAAAAATTTTGCAAGTGAGTTTAATTTAGAGTATAGTTTTAAAGATATGGACTTTAGTAAAAGGAATATAAAGTACAAAAGATGTACTTTTCATTTATCAAAATTACTAAACAGTTTTACTAAACATGACGTTCTAAATAAGTATTATTTAATTAATGTACCATATTTATATGATATATCACGAACCATTTTAAAAAAATTAGATAAAGCGCTATATTTTGATAAAGCTGTAGACAATGAAAGTGTATTAGGAAATGGTAATATTAAATACATCAAGAAATACTACAAATTGTGTAATAATGAATTAAAAAGTAAATATAAACTTGATTTGGATTACTATGATTATCCCTTATAA
- the cysC gene encoding adenylyl-sulfate kinase produces MSKKGFTVWFTGWSGAGKTTLAMALEEELKKRNFGYVQRLDGDIVREVLCSDLGFSKEDRNENIKRATFVAELLSKNGVATLVSFISPYRALRDHARCKCHNFIEVYVKCDRDTLIERDVKGLYKKALDNEISDFTGISAPYEEPMNPEVVLDTSKEDINESIGEVIEYLDKNGLI; encoded by the coding sequence ATGTCAAAGAAAGGATTTACAGTATGGTTCACAGGTTGGTCAGGTGCAGGAAAAACGACACTTGCAATGGCTCTCGAGGAAGAACTAAAAAAGAGGAACTTTGGTTATGTTCAAAGACTTGATGGTGATATTGTCAGAGAAGTACTTTGCAGTGACCTGGGTTTTTCAAAAGAAGATAGAAATGAAAATATCAAAAGAGCAACATTTGTAGCAGAACTATTATCAAAAAATGGTGTTGCAACACTTGTTTCATTCATCTCTCCATATAGGGCTTTAAGAGATCATGCAAGATGTAAGTGTCACAATTTCATTGAAGTTTACGTTAAATGTGATCGAGATACATTGATTGAAAGGGATGTAAAGGGCCTTTATAAAAAAGCACTTGATAATGAGATCTCTGACTTTACGGGTATCAGTGCTCCATATGAAGAACCTATGAACCCTGAGGTAGTTCTTGATACTTCAAAAGAAGATATCAATGAATCAATAGGGGAAGTCATTGAATATCTTGATAAAAATGGGCTTATTTGA
- a CDS encoding oligosaccharide flippase family protein translates to MQEYKLFAQRIGLVSLTNFISHFKGIILLPILTKNLPIEDYGVWAQVMVTIGIVPSLMILGLPAAMARFLPSVKNREEFQDIFYSFLSVVTVTGMFAAFGVYLLSESIADMLFGGNKVIVEILSLIIFFETLDRIFFDYFRATQQIKKHSTLQSLKELLLMALVVIFVLLGRGLMGALEALLVKSIIVFLISTVIIVSQLGLRIPKFRNLKSYLKYGIPTVPGNMSKWILDSSDRYVIGGFLGTSAVGYYSPGYALGNILQAFIAPLNFMLPMILSKHYDEGNLDEVKKYLSYSLKYFLAVAIPGVFGLSLLSKELLEILSTPEIAEHSYLITPFVALSALLFGVFVVFQKVAMLVKKTHIMGTIWLVAAVINLGLNLLLIPYIGIIAAAVTTLLSFMVSLALMAYYSLRFLRFDMNLGFILKSVFSSFLMSVLIIFWNPVGLFSIIIMIGICVVLYFLILMLLKGFNKYELEFFRNIFEI, encoded by the coding sequence ATGCAGGAATATAAACTTTTTGCCCAGAGAATTGGGTTGGTTAGCTTAACTAATTTCATCAGCCATTTCAAAGGAATTATACTTCTGCCAATCCTTACAAAAAACCTTCCCATAGAGGATTATGGGGTCTGGGCACAGGTCATGGTGACAATTGGAATCGTTCCAAGCCTTATGATTCTGGGTCTTCCTGCGGCTATGGCCAGATTCCTGCCTTCTGTAAAGAACCGAGAGGAATTTCAGGATATTTTCTATTCATTCCTCTCTGTTGTGACCGTAACTGGCATGTTCGCAGCTTTTGGAGTATACTTGCTATCAGAGTCTATTGCAGACATGCTCTTTGGCGGCAACAAAGTTATTGTAGAGATTCTTTCGCTTATCATCTTCTTTGAGACTCTAGACAGAATTTTCTTCGATTACTTCAGAGCTACCCAGCAAATAAAGAAACACTCCACGCTACAGTCCTTGAAGGAATTACTTCTCATGGCTCTTGTTGTAATTTTTGTACTTCTGGGAAGGGGGCTTATGGGGGCATTAGAGGCTTTGCTGGTCAAGTCCATCATTGTATTTTTGATTTCTACCGTCATTATTGTATCGCAGCTTGGGTTGAGGATACCAAAGTTTAGAAACCTTAAAAGTTATCTGAAATATGGGATACCCACCGTCCCAGGGAACATGTCCAAATGGATCTTGGACTCCAGTGACCGCTATGTAATTGGGGGCTTTTTAGGAACATCTGCTGTTGGATACTATTCACCAGGCTATGCTCTAGGTAATATCTTGCAGGCGTTCATAGCTCCTTTGAACTTCATGCTACCAATGATACTATCGAAACATTACGATGAGGGAAACCTCGACGAAGTAAAAAAGTATCTTAGCTATTCCTTGAAGTACTTCCTAGCTGTTGCTATACCTGGAGTCTTCGGACTCTCATTACTCTCAAAGGAATTGCTTGAGATCTTATCTACGCCCGAGATAGCAGAGCACAGTTATCTTATAACACCCTTTGTAGCATTGAGTGCACTATTGTTCGGTGTATTTGTCGTATTCCAGAAAGTGGCAATGCTTGTGAAAAAAACCCATATCATGGGTACGATATGGCTTGTAGCAGCGGTTATTAATCTAGGGCTTAACTTATTGCTGATACCTTACATAGGGATTATAGCTGCGGCAGTTACAACATTGCTGTCCTTTATGGTTAGCCTTGCCCTAATGGCGTATTATTCTCTAAGGTTTTTGAGATTTGATATGAATCTCGGGTTTATATTAAAAAGCGTATTTTCCTCGTTTCTGATGTCTGTCTTAATCATATTTTGGAACCCTGTAGGTTTATTTAGTATTATCATAATGATTGGTATATGCGTAGTTTTGTATTTTTTAATACTTATGCTACTTAAAGGGTTTAACAAGTATGAACTTGAATTTTTCAGAAACATCTTTGAAATTTGA
- a CDS encoding SLC13 family permease, which translates to MANDKPNYWVILLSLIVLAAIYLLPAPDGLSIEGKNALGIFIAAIILWATSALPLSVTGLFVIALLPLLNVMSSKEAFSLFGNKAVFFILGAFILAAAMMKTGISKRIALLMLSRFDGTPRRLLCCIMLSSAMLSFIMPEHAVAAMMFPVVSAIADSLDLEPLNSKYGTLLFLSMAWGAIIGGVGTLLGGARNPLAIGLLEENVGLTITFFEWCVAIIPIVFVMLAVGFVVLNLFFRIDVDDVSSAKKVLERHLERMGKMDIHEKKTGMVLFLTVLAWIFLGNILGLAVIAIISAVSLFILNVIDWDDVESNVNWGIILMYGGAIAMGSALAKTGAAEWIANLVLENGHLTPLIMLLAISFVSIFLTECISNSAAVAILLPIGFSLGDVIGINPIAMVYMIAVPAGLAFILPMGTPPNAIAYSSGYYEIKDILLPGLILNLTSWIVFILMALTYWPLVGISLT; encoded by the coding sequence ATGGCAAATGATAAGCCAAACTACTGGGTCATACTGCTGAGCTTAATAGTTCTGGCAGCCATTTACCTTCTTCCTGCGCCTGATGGACTGTCCATTGAGGGCAAGAACGCCTTGGGGATATTTATTGCAGCTATTATCCTATGGGCAACGAGTGCTCTTCCTCTTTCCGTAACCGGTCTCTTTGTGATAGCTCTGTTACCCTTGCTCAACGTGATGTCCAGCAAGGAAGCCTTTTCCCTCTTTGGTAACAAGGCAGTATTTTTTATCCTGGGTGCCTTCATCCTGGCAGCAGCCATGATGAAAACCGGCATCAGTAAAAGAATTGCTCTTTTGATGCTCAGCAGATTCGATGGAACGCCAAGAAGGCTTTTGTGCTGCATCATGTTATCCTCTGCCATGCTTTCATTCATAATGCCCGAACATGCAGTTGCTGCAATGATGTTTCCTGTGGTGTCCGCAATTGCAGACAGTCTCGATCTTGAGCCCCTGAACAGTAAGTATGGAACTCTCCTTTTCCTTTCAATGGCATGGGGAGCGATCATCGGTGGTGTGGGAACCTTGCTCGGGGGTGCCAGGAATCCCCTTGCAATTGGACTTCTGGAAGAGAACGTGGGCCTTACTATCACTTTTTTCGAATGGTGTGTTGCGATCATACCAATTGTGTTTGTGATGCTTGCAGTCGGATTTGTTGTACTCAACCTATTTTTCAGGATAGATGTGGATGATGTCAGTTCTGCAAAAAAAGTCCTTGAAAGGCATCTGGAAAGGATGGGCAAGATGGATATCCATGAAAAGAAGACAGGAATGGTTCTGTTTCTTACAGTCCTTGCCTGGATATTCCTTGGAAATATACTTGGGCTTGCCGTCATCGCAATTATTTCAGCAGTATCGTTGTTCATTCTTAACGTGATCGATTGGGACGATGTGGAATCCAACGTTAACTGGGGAATCATCCTCATGTACGGGGGTGCAATTGCCATGGGATCTGCACTGGCTAAGACAGGAGCAGCAGAATGGATTGCAAACCTTGTTCTCGAGAATGGACACCTTACTCCACTGATCATGTTACTTGCCATATCATTCGTTTCAATATTCCTCACCGAATGCATAAGCAATTCAGCTGCTGTGGCCATCCTTCTTCCGATAGGTTTCAGCCTTGGTGATGTGATAGGTATCAACCCCATAGCAATGGTCTATATGATCGCAGTCCCCGCAGGTCTTGCATTCATCTTGCCAATGGGAACGCCACCAAACGCCATAGCATATTCCTCGGGATACTATGAAATAAAGGATATACTGCTTCCGGGGTTAATTTTAAATCTAACATCATGGATAGTCTTCATCCTGATGGCGCTTACATACTGGCCTTTAGTAGGAATAAGTTTGACATAA
- the cysD gene encoding sulfate adenylyltransferase subunit CysD, whose amino-acid sequence MASEEESYRLSNLKTLEAESIGIIREVAAEFENPVMLYSVGKDSSVMAHLAIKAFYPKKVPFPLLHVDTGYKFPEMYEFRDYYTKENNLYLKVHRNEEALRKGINPLFVGTVKCCAELKTKALLDALNEGGYDAAFGGARRDEEKSRAKERIFSFRDKHGQWNPKDQKPELWNLFNSKIDPGESIRVFPLSNWTELDIWTYIYHENIETVPLYFANKRKVIEKNGRLIPVYTDEHEEEAKEVMCRFRTLGCHYCTGAVRSEADTMPKIIEEMMVARHSERITRVIDHDQDSSMEQKKREGYF is encoded by the coding sequence ATGGCCAGTGAAGAAGAGTCTTATCGACTTTCAAATCTAAAAACACTTGAAGCAGAAAGCATAGGCATTATCAGGGAAGTCGCTGCAGAGTTCGAAAATCCAGTTATGCTATATTCGGTAGGTAAGGACTCTTCGGTGATGGCACATCTGGCGATCAAGGCCTTTTATCCTAAAAAAGTACCTTTCCCTTTATTGCATGTTGATACCGGATATAAATTTCCCGAAATGTATGAATTCAGGGATTACTATACAAAGGAGAATAACCTCTACCTGAAAGTTCACAGGAACGAAGAAGCTCTCCGAAAAGGAATAAATCCCCTCTTTGTAGGTACGGTCAAATGCTGTGCTGAACTTAAGACAAAAGCTCTTCTTGATGCATTAAATGAAGGTGGCTATGATGCTGCATTTGGTGGTGCCCGGAGGGATGAAGAGAAATCAAGGGCAAAGGAAAGGATCTTTTCCTTCAGGGATAAGCATGGTCAATGGAATCCAAAGGACCAGAAACCTGAACTTTGGAACCTCTTTAATTCGAAAATCGATCCAGGAGAATCCATAAGGGTATTTCCGCTCTCAAACTGGACCGAACTTGATATCTGGACATACATATACCATGAAAACATTGAGACCGTGCCCCTTTATTTTGCAAATAAAAGAAAGGTTATTGAAAAGAATGGTCGATTAATTCCGGTTTATACGGATGAACACGAGGAAGAGGCCAAAGAGGTCATGTGCCGCTTCAGAACCCTTGGTTGCCATTACTGTACTGGTGCGGTGAGGTCAGAGGCAGATACTATGCCAAAGATCATTGAGGAGATGATGGTTGCCCGCCATTCCGAGCGTATTACGAGGGTGATCGATCATGATCAGGACAGTTCAATGGAACAAAAGAAGAGGGAGGGATATTTTTGA
- a CDS encoding glycosyltransferase, giving the protein MNIAFVVGPFPKLSETFILNQITGLLDMGHKVEIFAVSNPNEEVVNEDVIRYNLMDHVHYSPKYNTITPKEIKSLFFNFFKDWNKICKALNVFKYGRSSIRLLFTVSEIIGNDYDFDIIHCHFGPNGIFGTYLEDVGIEGKYITTFHGFDVNVYPKRKGENVYQELFEKGNYFTCNTTFTKKRLIGLGCKESKIVVLPVGLKVEFFTPKKIDYKNKPLQILTVARLVEEKGHKYAINAIAKLIKIHPNILYLIVGDGPLKRELENLVSRLGINKNVIFYGAANHSKVLNLYIDSDIFLLPSVISKDGAQEAQGLVLQEAQAMGLPLVSTNIGGIPEGINNKSGFIVPEKDINALMEKLEYLIRNPEIWPEMGAEGRKFVKNRYDMRKLNKQLLDVYESAL; this is encoded by the coding sequence ATGAATATAGCTTTTGTTGTTGGTCCCTTTCCAAAATTGTCTGAAACATTTATATTGAACCAAATTACAGGTCTTTTGGACATGGGACACAAAGTGGAAATATTTGCAGTATCAAACCCGAATGAAGAAGTTGTTAATGAAGATGTGATAAGATACAATCTTATGGACCACGTTCACTATTCCCCTAAATATAATACAATTACACCTAAAGAAATTAAATCTTTATTTTTTAACTTTTTCAAGGATTGGAATAAAATATGCAAAGCACTTAATGTGTTTAAGTACGGAAGATCATCCATAAGATTGCTCTTTACCGTTTCAGAAATTATTGGAAATGATTATGATTTTGATATAATCCATTGTCACTTTGGACCAAACGGAATTTTTGGGACGTATCTTGAAGACGTTGGTATTGAAGGGAAATATATTACAACTTTCCACGGCTTCGATGTAAACGTATATCCAAAAAGAAAAGGAGAAAATGTTTACCAAGAACTATTTGAAAAAGGAAATTACTTTACATGCAATACAACTTTCACAAAGAAAAGGCTTATTGGATTAGGTTGCAAAGAATCAAAAATTGTAGTATTACCAGTAGGCCTTAAAGTTGAATTTTTTACTCCAAAGAAAATAGATTATAAAAATAAACCTCTGCAAATTTTAACTGTTGCGCGGCTAGTTGAAGAAAAGGGGCATAAATATGCTATAAATGCAATCGCTAAACTAATTAAGATACATCCCAACATTTTATACTTAATAGTAGGAGACGGTCCTTTAAAGAGAGAATTGGAAAATTTAGTATCAAGATTAGGAATTAATAAAAATGTAATCTTTTATGGAGCTGCTAACCATAGTAAAGTATTAAATTTATATATAGATTCCGATATATTTTTATTGCCAAGTGTAATAAGTAAAGATGGTGCTCAAGAAGCTCAAGGATTAGTGCTTCAAGAAGCTCAAGCAATGGGGCTTCCTTTAGTATCTACAAATATTGGTGGAATTCCAGAAGGGATTAATAATAAATCGGGTTTTATTGTACCAGAAAAAGATATTAATGCATTAATGGAAAAACTGGAATATCTTATAAGGAATCCAGAAATTTGGCCAGAAATGGGAGCAGAAGGTCGAAAATTCGTGAAAAACAGATATGATATGCGCAAACTGAATAAACAACTTCTGGACGTATATGAGTCTGCACTATAA
- a CDS encoding universal stress protein translates to MDKINAVLVAFSATSIRKKLAKAALDLAEENDAKLIILSVRDRNVAQMVAKVTKDHGFLGKDFVEKLAEDIKKDRDELITSRLGMIENEAEKRGIEFETVKMKGHFVESVADIAEIHKVDLVVTENVDNIAMKLKRKGISNIRII, encoded by the coding sequence ATGGACAAAATAAATGCCGTGCTTGTGGCCTTTTCAGCAACCTCAATACGCAAGAAGCTTGCAAAAGCAGCTCTTGATCTGGCAGAGGAAAATGATGCAAAACTGATCATTCTGAGCGTGCGTGATAGAAATGTGGCTCAAATGGTTGCAAAGGTTACAAAGGACCATGGTTTTCTTGGGAAAGATTTCGTTGAGAAGCTGGCAGAGGACATCAAAAAGGATAGGGATGAGTTAATTACAAGTCGATTGGGCATGATCGAGAATGAAGCTGAAAAACGTGGTATTGAGTTTGAGACTGTGAAGATGAAAGGGCATTTTGTTGAGAGTGTTGCTGACATTGCAGAGATACATAAGGTTGATTTAGTGGTTACCGAAAATGTCGATAATATAGCAATGAAGTTGAAGAGAAAAGGCATTTCCAATATACGTATTATATAA